One window of the Salvia splendens isolate huo1 chromosome 1, SspV2, whole genome shotgun sequence genome contains the following:
- the LOC121800287 gene encoding exopolyphosphatase-like isoform X1, which translates to MSTNYPAPMTATSTANNNLFAAVDMGTNSFKLTLAKVDPFSGRFLTLSRLKEPVVLGLDTTTTSPSSAAISADSLDSSISALRTFQNYLHSHRLPPSHLRLVATSAVREASNKSQFIQTISETLGLDVEIISGAEEARLIYLGVLQFFPVYSSTVLTIDIGGGSTEFTVAERGKVLYSKSLSLGHVTLTRRYPDVEQMREHIRNVIEASGLIGKIREFKLDMVIGSSGTINAIEKAVCKGCAVKAEEETVGVPEEFGKREWRFNRHELSCLLQSLYEEDKGMEGRLRRMEFFKRRGAFILAGTVLLDEIFGRLGIEEMEVSGYALGEGVLAEMSGRVFEGFDLNANARWRSVFRLALRFNNKKRMKVATMCAAIARDLCEGLRKLNDNHDNKLSVSLDHKDLECLDAACLLHNIGLYTGKKGYHRQSYRVIMNGDHLCGYTEEEVKLTALLVRYHRKKYPKKDAFDGPAKQKFRVLCTIMRLAYAVQQCLPGDIQVAEFAYSPEGYKLVLNAGEARNQSAEEVQALADIIQPLDEDNNVLMEKELEHFRMVFREKLSILVTGTVPGG; encoded by the exons ATGAGCACCAATTATCCAGCTCCGATGACCGCCACGTCAACGGCCAACAACAACCTTTTCGCCGCCGTAGACATGGGCACCAACTCATTCAAACTTACGCTTGCCAAGGTCGATCCATTTTCCGGCCGATTCCTCACCCTCAGCCGCCTCAAAGAACCAGTCGTCCTCGGCCTCGACACCACAACTACCTCCCCCTCCTCCGCCGCCATCTCCGCCGACTCCCTCGACAGCTCAATCTCCGCCCTCCGCACTTTCCAGAATTACCTCCACtcccaccgccttcccccctcCCATCTCCGCCTCGTCGCCACGTCAGCCGTCCGCGAAGCTTCCAACAAATCCCAATTCATCCAAACCATCAGCGAAACCCTAGGTCTCGACGTAGAAATCATCTCCGGCGCCGAAGAGGCGCGCCTCATTTACCTCGGAGTTCTACAGTTCTTCCCGGTTTACAGCTCTACGGTGCTTACAATTGACATCGGCGGCGGCTCTACTGAATTCACCGTAGCGGAAAGGGGAAAAGTTCTGTATTCGAAATCATTGAGCTTGGGGCATGTCACATTAACTCGGAGATATCCCGATGTTGAGCAAATGCGGGAACATATTCGTAATGTAATAGAAGCTTCTGGATTGATCGGGAAAATCAGGGAGTTCAAACTCGATATGGTGATAGGCTCCTCAGGTACGATTAATGCTATCGAGAAGGCCGTGTGCAAAGGCTGTGCAGTTAAGGCAGAGGAGGAAACTGTTGGTGTGCCTGAGGAATTTGGGAAAAGGGAGTGGAGGTTTAATAGGCACGAGCTGAGTTGTTTACTGCAGAGTTTGTATGAGGAAGACAAGGGAATGGAGGGGAGGCTTAGAAGAATGGAGTTTTTCAAGAGGCGAGGTGCGTTCATCTTGGCAGGAACTGTTTTACTTGATGAGATATTTGGGAGGCTGGGGATTGAGGAAATGGAGGTTTCAGGGTATGCATTAGGGGAGGGGGTGCTTGCAGAGATGTCGGGGCGCGTTTTTGAGGGGTTTGATTTGAATGCCAATGCACGGTGGAGGTCTGTTTTCAGGCTTGCTTTGAGGTTTAATAATAAGAAAAGGATGAAAGTTGCTACAATGTGTGCAGCAATCGCAAGG GATCTTTGTGAAGGTTTGAGGAAATTGAATGACAATCATGACAATAAGCTCTCAGTGTCCTTGGATCATAAGGATCTTGAATGCCTAGATGCTGCTTGTTTGCTTCATAATATTGGCCTATATACTGGCAAAAAGGGTTATCACAGGCAGTCTTATCGCGTTATAATG AATGGGGATCACCTCTGCGGATATACTGAGGAAGAGGTTAAG CTGACTGCACTGCTTGTGAGATATCATAGGAAAAAATATCCCAAAAAAGATGCTTTTGATGGACCTGCTAAACAG AAATTCAGAGTTCTCTGTACGATTATGCGGTTAGCTTATGCAGTGCAGCAATGTCTCCCTGGGGATATTCAAGTCGCAGAATTTGCATATTCTCCAGAAGGTTACAAATTG GTACTCAATGCAGGTGAGGCAAGAAATCAGTCTGCCGAGGAGGTCCAAGCATTAGCTGACATCATCCAACCATTAGATGAGGATAACAATGTGTTGATGGAGAAAGAATTGGAACATTTTAGGATG GTTTTCAGGGAAAAATTGTCTATTTTAGTTACTGGAACCGTTCCTGGCGGCTAG
- the LOC121800287 gene encoding exopolyphosphatase-like isoform X2: MSTNYPAPMTATSTANNNLFAAVDMGTNSFKLTLAKVDPFSGRFLTLSRLKEPVVLGLDTTTTSPSSAAISADSLDSSISALRTFQNYLHSHRLPPSHLRLVATSAVREASNKSQFIQTISETLGLDVEIISGAEEARLIYLGVLQFFPVYSSTVLTIDIGGGSTEFTVAERGKVLYSKSLSLGHVTLTRRYPDVEQMREHIRNVIEASGLIGKIREFKLDMVIGSSGTINAIEKAVCKGCAVKAEEETVGVPEEFGKREWRFNRHELSCLLQSLYEEDKGMEGRLRRMEFFKRRGAFILAGTVLLDEIFGRLGIEEMEVSGYALGEGVLAEMSGRVFEGFDLNANARWRSVFRLALRFNNKKRMKVATMCAAIARDLCEGLRKLNDNHDNKLSVSLDHKDLECLDAACLLHNIGLYTGKKGYHRQSYRVIMNGDHLCGYTEEEVKLSADCTACEIS; encoded by the exons ATGAGCACCAATTATCCAGCTCCGATGACCGCCACGTCAACGGCCAACAACAACCTTTTCGCCGCCGTAGACATGGGCACCAACTCATTCAAACTTACGCTTGCCAAGGTCGATCCATTTTCCGGCCGATTCCTCACCCTCAGCCGCCTCAAAGAACCAGTCGTCCTCGGCCTCGACACCACAACTACCTCCCCCTCCTCCGCCGCCATCTCCGCCGACTCCCTCGACAGCTCAATCTCCGCCCTCCGCACTTTCCAGAATTACCTCCACtcccaccgccttcccccctcCCATCTCCGCCTCGTCGCCACGTCAGCCGTCCGCGAAGCTTCCAACAAATCCCAATTCATCCAAACCATCAGCGAAACCCTAGGTCTCGACGTAGAAATCATCTCCGGCGCCGAAGAGGCGCGCCTCATTTACCTCGGAGTTCTACAGTTCTTCCCGGTTTACAGCTCTACGGTGCTTACAATTGACATCGGCGGCGGCTCTACTGAATTCACCGTAGCGGAAAGGGGAAAAGTTCTGTATTCGAAATCATTGAGCTTGGGGCATGTCACATTAACTCGGAGATATCCCGATGTTGAGCAAATGCGGGAACATATTCGTAATGTAATAGAAGCTTCTGGATTGATCGGGAAAATCAGGGAGTTCAAACTCGATATGGTGATAGGCTCCTCAGGTACGATTAATGCTATCGAGAAGGCCGTGTGCAAAGGCTGTGCAGTTAAGGCAGAGGAGGAAACTGTTGGTGTGCCTGAGGAATTTGGGAAAAGGGAGTGGAGGTTTAATAGGCACGAGCTGAGTTGTTTACTGCAGAGTTTGTATGAGGAAGACAAGGGAATGGAGGGGAGGCTTAGAAGAATGGAGTTTTTCAAGAGGCGAGGTGCGTTCATCTTGGCAGGAACTGTTTTACTTGATGAGATATTTGGGAGGCTGGGGATTGAGGAAATGGAGGTTTCAGGGTATGCATTAGGGGAGGGGGTGCTTGCAGAGATGTCGGGGCGCGTTTTTGAGGGGTTTGATTTGAATGCCAATGCACGGTGGAGGTCTGTTTTCAGGCTTGCTTTGAGGTTTAATAATAAGAAAAGGATGAAAGTTGCTACAATGTGTGCAGCAATCGCAAGG GATCTTTGTGAAGGTTTGAGGAAATTGAATGACAATCATGACAATAAGCTCTCAGTGTCCTTGGATCATAAGGATCTTGAATGCCTAGATGCTGCTTGTTTGCTTCATAATATTGGCCTATATACTGGCAAAAAGGGTTATCACAGGCAGTCTTATCGCGTTATAATG AATGGGGATCACCTCTGCGGATATACTGAGGAAGAGGTTAAG CTTTCAGCTGACTGCACTGCTTGTGAGATATCATAG